Genomic segment of Pseudothermotoga hypogea DSM 11164 = NBRC 106472:
AGCACCTTCGTGTATCGCCTTAAAGACGTTGAGTATGGCTTGAGCTTGACCTTCTGCCTCGGCTATGAGTTTGTAGCGATTCGCCTCGGCGACTTTCTTTATCGCTTCGGCTTCACCTTCGGCCCTCAGGATCGCCGCGTTCCTCTCGCCTTCGGCCTTCAGTATTTCCGCTTGCTTGATACCTTCCGCTTCCAAGATGGCCGCCCTCTTCGTTCGCTCGGCTTTCATCTGTTTGCTCATCGCTTCTGTGATGTCTTTCGGTGGGTCGATCTTCTTGATTTCCACCCTCGTGATCCTGACGCCCCACTTGTCGGTCGCGTCGTCCAGAACGGTTCTGAGCTTCGCGTTGATCTTTTCCCTCGAGGTCAGAGTTTGGTCCAGCTCGAGTTCACCTATGACGTTTCTGAGGTTCGTTTGAGCGAGCTTCAGCGTCGCGAACTGAAAGTTATTGACGTTGTATACAACCTTGTATGCGTCGGTGACTTCGTAGTATATGACCGCATCGACCGTAACCACGACGTTGTCCTTGGTTATGACTTCTTGAGGTGGAACGTCGATGACCATTTCTCTGAGATCGACCCTGATCATCCTGTCGAAGAACGGTATTACGAAGTGAATGCCCGGTCCGGCTTCTCTGTGGAACTTTCCCAGGCGCTCGACTAAACCTCGCTGGAAGGGTCTAACGATTTTAATACCCGTTGCAGCGATTATGAACAGAAGAACTACCAGCACGCCCAAAGCTATGATCATGCTTCACCACCCCTTTCAATTTTGTGCACCACCACGTGGGCACCTTCCACCTTCAGGATCGTCACCTTTTGACCCTGTTCGATCGTCACGTCGTCGGAATCGGAGTACGCCCTCCAAATTTCACCGTTGACTTTCACGAGGCCCTTTCCTTGTTTGTTGTCTATGGTCTCGATCACTATCGCTTCTTTACCTATTATCTCATCGATGTGGATCTTCCTCGGTTCGGATTTGGTGAGTTTCTTGGCCAGCGGTCTGGTCAAAAGGACCAGAACGCCAGACACACACATGAAGGTGATTATCTGCACGATCGTGCCCGAAACGAAACTCACACCAGCCGCCGCGAAAGCACCGAGTGCGAACCAGAAAAAGAAGAACGTAGGGGTGAGGATTTCAGCCACGACCAGCACGACCCCGAGGATGAGCCAAAAGATGTATGGTTCCATGTTTTCACCTCCTCACATGGTGAACAGTTCGTTTGGATCGACGTAATGGATCTCGAA
This window contains:
- a CDS encoding SPFH domain-containing protein; protein product: MIIALGVLVVLLFIIAATGIKIVRPFQRGLVERLGKFHREAGPGIHFVIPFFDRMIRVDLREMVIDVPPQEVITKDNVVVTVDAVIYYEVTDAYKVVYNVNNFQFATLKLAQTNLRNVIGELELDQTLTSREKINAKLRTVLDDATDKWGVRITRVEIKKIDPPKDITEAMSKQMKAERTKRAAILEAEGIKQAEILKAEGERNAAILRAEGEAEAIKKVAEANRYKLIAEAEGQAQAILNVFKAIHEGAPTSDLIAIRYLEALKEIANGKATKIFLPIEATAIISSLAGIAEALKKEPQEGEKT
- a CDS encoding NfeD family protein → MEPYIFWLILGVVLVVAEILTPTFFFFWFALGAFAAAGVSFVSGTIVQIITFMCVSGVLVLLTRPLAKKLTKSEPRKIHIDEIIGKEAIVIETIDNKQGKGLVKVNGEIWRAYSDSDDVTIEQGQKVTILKVEGAHVVVHKIERGGEA